A region from the Candidatus Dadabacteria bacterium genome encodes:
- a CDS encoding site-specific DNA-methyltransferase encodes MPTLDFKGKPLVYSHHLTVPARTLEVDGKKSLPPKGKKPSLDDNLIIHGDNLHALKALLPRYGGRVNCICIDPPYNTGSEGWIYNDNVNSPMMKEWLKNKSPVDGEDLERHDKWLCMMWPRLQLLKELLADDGFIFIFLDDNEHHRLRMILDEIFGENSFVGVIAWKKTSGDNKPAFAFTHDNIIIYGKGAELPRQPLTPEQRENYSNPDNDPRGDWSPGDYRSRWTKEERPNLYYAIANPNTGEKIYPDTHTDSLRVWGSSRDVHKQNEKDGLVWWGKDGRATEPRKKRFLSDHKGANTRSVWVDAGTNDEAGGLLLHILPNNKFDNPKPISVIKRVIQLATKPNDIILDSFAGSGTTAHATLALNKEDGGNRKFILVECEEYADKVTAERVRRVVKGVKKAKDKDLQSGLGGSFAYCTLGDEINAENMLTGKKLPSYETLARHVFWTATGQSPDKLRKTRDKDGFFYETSDRLFYLIYEPKLAFLRSPDSALNSDRAGRISKQAKSKKKEAVVFATHKFMGQKELTEMGITFCGLPYGVNGLG; translated from the coding sequence ATGCCGACACTTGATTTCAAAGGAAAACCGCTTGTTTACTCGCACCACCTGACCGTTCCTGCGCGGACGCTGGAAGTGGACGGGAAAAAGTCGCTTCCGCCGAAAGGCAAAAAGCCCTCTCTTGATGACAACCTTATTATTCACGGCGACAACCTGCACGCCTTGAAAGCGCTGTTGCCCCGTTACGGGGGAAGGGTGAACTGTATCTGTATCGACCCGCCGTATAACACCGGCAGTGAGGGGTGGATCTACAATGACAATGTGAACAGTCCAATGATGAAGGAGTGGCTTAAGAATAAAAGCCCGGTGGACGGCGAGGATTTGGAGCGGCATGACAAGTGGCTTTGTATGATGTGGCCGAGGTTGCAGTTGTTAAAAGAGTTACTTGCAGATGACGGATTTATTTTTATTTTTCTTGATGACAATGAGCATCATCGTCTGCGGATGATATTAGACGAAATTTTCGGAGAAAATAGCTTTGTTGGTGTTATTGCGTGGAAGAAAACTAGCGGAGATAACAAACCGGCTTTTGCTTTTACTCATGACAACATAATCATCTACGGGAAAGGTGCTGAATTGCCGCGCCAACCACTCACTCCAGAACAACGGGAAAATTACTCGAACCCTGACAATGACCCGCGCGGTGATTGGTCTCCCGGAGACTACCGCAGTCGTTGGACAAAAGAAGAACGTCCGAATCTCTACTATGCCATTGCAAACCCAAACACAGGCGAGAAAATATATCCAGATACTCACACGGATTCTTTGAGGGTTTGGGGTAGTTCCCGTGATGTCCATAAACAAAACGAGAAGGATGGTTTAGTCTGGTGGGGAAAGGATGGTAGGGCAACAGAACCAAGGAAGAAACGGTTCTTGTCCGACCATAAAGGCGCGAATACCAGAAGCGTTTGGGTAGATGCGGGAACTAATGATGAGGCAGGAGGATTGTTATTACACATTTTACCCAACAACAAGTTTGACAACCCGAAGCCTATATCAGTCATCAAGCGGGTTATACAACTCGCTACCAAACCTAATGATATTATCCTTGATTCTTTTGCCGGTTCTGGCACAACTGCCCACGCAACCCTTGCGCTTAATAAGGAAGATGGTGGCAATCGGAAGTTCATCCTTGTTGAGTGTGAAGAATACGCCGACAAAGTAACCGCCGAAAGGGTGCGCCGTGTTGTCAAAGGCGTTAAGAAAGCAAAAGACAAAGACCTTCAAAGCGGATTGGGCGGCAGTTTTGCATACTGCACATTGGGCGATGAAATCAACGCCGAGAATATGCTGACGGGTAAGAAACTACCCTCTTACGAAACATTGGCGCGTCATGTTTTCTGGACGGCAACCGGACAATCACCGGATAAACTCCGCAAGACAAGAGACAAAGACGGCTTTTTCTATGAGACAAGCGACCGGCTTTTCTATCTGATATATGAGCCGAAACTTGCTTTTCTCAGAAGTCCTGATTCTGCCTTGAACAGTGACCGCGCCGGGCGGATTTCCAAACAGGCAAAGAGCAAGAAGAAAGAGGCGGTTGTGTTTGCCACGCATAAGTTTATGGGACAGAAGGAGTTGACAGAGATGGGGATTACGTTTTGCGGATTGCCTTATGGGGTGAATGGGTTGGGGTAG